In Dermacentor silvarum isolate Dsil-2018 chromosome 2, BIME_Dsil_1.4, whole genome shotgun sequence, the following proteins share a genomic window:
- the LOC119442524 gene encoding uncharacterized protein LOC119442524 — MPSREQPRTSSFSCSSPNCTGLMLGSVASVLVIGGIFLAFHNWDYNWLLVTGIGSLLVLIAAAVPFCSRESGRPVHSKRRNGSLHMANSGTLPSAPPLSATYSVSQLSLNILPPLYPGCDELPPSPQNSPPNGVPVNHIMNINGQSYLLLPIVSPTAQTNTSTTTEAQNPCYSAALSCLQVELPTKQESERQNERNPVVDANVVSEAPVTNSSIPTTPRDLLCESPPAEDTTSPLATSPLPTSVTSAPAIQVFDAIPLTTPTAERREPGTPTVACSSEIANCNSNRASRTNSISERTTVILPDDLLGASETDVSISDQLPLIVIDPENSETVLENAHDNTAPSTNASQAENDTDFLLTVGADASDVDDDDRLVGATPPPSYDEVASERNPSAFESSFGTL; from the exons ATGCCTTCAAGGGAGCAGCCCAGGACCAGTTCGTTTTCCTGTAGCAGTCCAAACTGCACAGGTCTTATGCTGGGTTCTGTGGCATCAGTCCTGGTGATTGGAGGCATCTTCTTGGCCTTCCACAACTGGGACTACAACTGGCTTCTCGTGACTGGCATTGGGTCGCTACTAGTCCTTATTGCGGCTGCGGTACCTTTCTGCAGTCGGGAGAGCGGCAGACCAGTTCACAGCAAGCGAAGAAATGGTAGTTTGCACATG GCCAACAGCGGAACACTCCCGTCAGCTCCTCCACTAAGCGCCACCTACTCTGTCAGTCAACTCTCACTGAACATCCTGCCTCCATTGTATCCCGGATGTGATGAACTACCACCAAGTCCACAAAACAGCCCACCGAACGGTGTTCCTGTCAACCACATCATGAACATCAATGGACAGAGCTACCTCCTACTGCCCATTGTGTCGCCTACGGCACAGACCAATACCAG CACCACTACGGAGGCACAGAATCCCTGTTATTCAGCCGCCCTCTCCTGCCTGCAGGTTGAGCTGCCAACAAAACAAGAAAGTGAGCGGCAGAATGAACGCAACCCTGTGGTTGATGCAAATGTTGTATCGGAAGCACCAGTCACAAACTCTTCAATACCGACAACGCCGAGGGACCTCCTGTGCGAGTCTCCACCGGCAGAAGACACCACATCTCCACTGGCCACATCACCACTGCCAACAAGTGTGACCAGTGCACCTGCCATCCAAGTGTTCGATGCAATTCCACTGACAACGCCGACAGCCGAACGCCGCGAACCAGGCACTCCTACAGTAGCATGCAGCTCGGAAATAGCCAATTGCAACAGCAACCGAGCCAGTCGAACAAACTCTATCAGTGAGAGGACAACAGTTATTCTGCCAGACGATCTTCTTGGTGCCTCAGAGACTGACGTTTCCATCAGTGACCAATTGCCGCTCATTGTCATCGACCCCGAGAACTCCGAAACAGTTCTTGAAAATGCTCACGACAACACTGCACCAAGCACGAATGCATCGCAAGCAGAGAATGACACAGACTTTTTGCTCACAGTGGGAGCAGATGCCAGTGATGTGGACGATGATGACAGGCTCGTTGGGGCCACACCCCCACCCAGCTACGACGAAGTGGCAAGTGAAAGAAACCCGAGTGCATTTGAAAGTTCTTTTGGAACACTGTGA